A single genomic interval of Zunongwangia sp. HGR-M22 harbors:
- a CDS encoding MFS transporter, which yields MKINLNKKIAYIACLGVIGIISTEFGIIGVLPQIATHYQVTISTAGYLLSAFALFIAVTGPFTVLYASSFDKKTIMLCALGLFFISNFFSMFSPPFWLLMILRILPTVLHPAFFAMAIAAAVKGTSQNDQMKLTSIIIGGIALAQVTLIPLTTFLASIYTWQITYAIQGFIILVTIFVMLKHIPSMPNEQPTSFKNQLSILIQPRFIAGTLLNLFLITAWFCSYSYFADYLAKEKHMSEKEISLLLLLFGAMGVLSNLLAGKLLGKYMFWTTLSFILGVFLVPLAFANTGDTFIIVAIVTSFWGIMHGPCFLIGVGYMISAAPNAKEFANSLQTSFGNLGVSLGTAIGGFFITQYSISITPWVGVVFAFLAIITILWRAYLDRTNENESL from the coding sequence ATGAAGATAAATTTAAATAAAAAAATTGCCTACATAGCATGCCTTGGTGTCATTGGAATTATTAGTACGGAATTTGGTATTATTGGGGTCTTACCTCAAATTGCAACACATTATCAAGTTACTATTAGTACTGCCGGTTATCTCCTCAGTGCATTTGCATTATTTATAGCTGTTACCGGACCCTTTACGGTATTATATGCTTCCAGTTTCGATAAGAAAACAATAATGCTATGCGCCTTAGGATTATTTTTTATATCTAATTTTTTCTCAATGTTTAGTCCGCCATTTTGGCTTTTAATGATCCTAAGGATATTACCAACAGTGCTTCATCCTGCATTTTTCGCGATGGCCATCGCAGCCGCCGTAAAAGGAACATCGCAAAATGATCAAATGAAATTGACCTCGATCATCATTGGAGGTATTGCACTTGCACAGGTGACGCTTATTCCTTTGACCACATTTCTTGCAAGTATATATACCTGGCAGATCACTTATGCGATTCAAGGGTTTATTATATTGGTAACCATATTTGTAATGCTTAAGCATATTCCTTCGATGCCGAATGAACAACCTACATCATTTAAAAATCAACTTTCTATTTTGATACAACCAAGATTTATTGCGGGAACTCTTTTAAATTTATTTTTGATCACTGCTTGGTTTTGTTCTTACAGTTATTTCGCAGATTATCTTGCTAAGGAAAAACACATGAGTGAAAAAGAAATAAGTCTATTATTATTATTGTTTGGCGCTATGGGTGTATTATCAAATCTCTTAGCGGGTAAATTATTGGGGAAATATATGTTTTGGACAACCTTAAGCTTTATACTTGGAGTGTTTTTGGTACCATTAGCCTTTGCCAATACAGGCGACACATTTATTATTGTAGCCATTGTTACTAGCTTTTGGGGAATTATGCACGGCCCGTGTTTTCTGATTGGAGTAGGGTATATGATTTCGGCAGCACCCAATGCTAAAGAGTTCGCAAACAGTTTACAAACTTCATTTGGAAATTTAGGAGTTTCATTAGGAACTGCTATTGGTGGTTTTTTTATTACGCAATACAGTATCTCTATTACGCCTTGGGTTGGTGTTGTTTTTGCATTTTTAGCAATTATAACTATTCTTTGGAGAGCTTATCTGGACAGAACAAATGAAAATGAATCTCTTTAA
- a CDS encoding chloride channel protein, translating into MSLKPKKKLITYLNILDQPIKFNPFVFNRTFLLWAILGLIGGLIAGIYWIFLEFLTHQIAYFDGWLVIPSMAICGFLAGIIIHVIGDPGEIHLIVDNIRFNNGKLNPKNNPSMILSSLLCVGSGGSLGPEAPLVQVTGSTGTWLGKVFRLKGEELRSLSIAGMASGFTALFGAPLGGSLFSLEILHHKHAVEYYKAIIPALVASSFSYIIFAIIIHLGLGAVWDLPSYEYSGTFDFGLAVLFAMAATAIGWSFIYCTKVFKFLFEKKPIPIYIKTLIGGILLGVISYYLPITRYFGHHEINELFTQNFSFTLLLSILLFKIIAISITVTSGWRGGFIIPLFFVGATLGLLIHRLFPSTNLTLAIISCMAGINACVTRTPMSTTILLATLTGFSYFIPILFASLTGYFFAPKIPFIRSQMAN; encoded by the coding sequence GTGAGTCTTAAGCCCAAAAAAAAGTTAATCACATATTTAAATATTTTAGATCAACCTATAAAATTTAATCCATTCGTTTTTAATAGAACTTTTTTGTTGTGGGCTATTTTAGGATTGATTGGAGGTCTAATTGCAGGTATATATTGGATATTTTTAGAATTTCTCACCCATCAGATTGCATACTTCGATGGATGGTTAGTTATCCCATCAATGGCTATTTGTGGGTTTCTAGCTGGAATCATTATTCATGTCATTGGTGATCCTGGAGAAATACACCTTATAGTAGATAATATTCGATTTAATAATGGAAAGTTGAATCCAAAGAACAACCCGTCCATGATTTTATCGTCTCTACTTTGTGTTGGCTCTGGCGGAAGTCTCGGTCCTGAAGCACCTCTGGTTCAAGTAACAGGTTCTACGGGAACTTGGCTAGGAAAAGTATTTAGACTCAAAGGGGAAGAATTGAGATCATTAAGTATAGCAGGTATGGCTTCCGGATTTACAGCTTTATTTGGTGCTCCCTTAGGAGGAAGTTTATTTTCTCTCGAAATTTTACACCACAAACATGCGGTGGAATATTATAAAGCAATTATTCCTGCATTAGTAGCAAGTAGTTTCAGTTACATTATTTTTGCCATAATCATTCATCTTGGACTTGGAGCTGTTTGGGATTTACCAAGTTATGAATATTCAGGAACATTTGATTTTGGTCTTGCAGTTTTATTTGCCATGGCAGCAACTGCTATTGGTTGGAGCTTTATTTATTGCACTAAAGTTTTCAAATTCCTATTTGAAAAGAAACCAATCCCTATTTATATCAAAACATTGATTGGTGGAATTTTATTAGGAGTAATTTCTTATTATTTACCAATAACCAGATATTTTGGACATCATGAAATCAATGAATTATTCACTCAAAATTTTTCATTTACTCTTTTACTATCAATTCTTTTATTTAAAATCATTGCTATTTCTATCACAGTAACTTCAGGTTGGAGAGGAGGTTTTATAATTCCATTATTTTTCGTTGGTGCTACATTGGGATTGTTGATACATCGATTGTTTCCAAGCACTAATCTCACATTGGCTATAATAAGTTGTATGGCCGGAATTAATGCCTGTGTTACTAGAACTCCTATGAGTACAACAATATTATTAGCAACACTTACGGGCTTTTCATACTTTATACCCATTTTATTTGCAAGTCTCACTGGCTATTTTTTTGCCCCCAAAATTCCATTTATTCGTTCTCAAATGGCCAATTGA
- a CDS encoding JAB domain-containing protein: MTTKINEIKLCYKDRVSMSKCPKISCSKDAANIYYQNWDKNEIQLQESFKVMLLNNSNIVKGICQISSGGLTATLVDMRILFALILKSLSTAIIVCHNHPSGKLQASEVDKRLTSKIKKACELLDIKLLDHLIITSEGNYLSFADEGML, translated from the coding sequence ATGACTACTAAGATAAATGAAATAAAACTATGCTACAAAGATCGGGTCAGCATGTCCAAATGTCCAAAAATTTCCTGCTCTAAAGATGCGGCTAATATCTATTATCAAAATTGGGATAAAAACGAAATTCAGTTGCAGGAATCTTTTAAAGTGATGCTACTGAATAATTCTAATATCGTAAAAGGAATTTGCCAGATTTCCTCGGGTGGACTCACGGCTACTTTAGTGGATATGCGTATCTTATTTGCACTGATCTTAAAAAGTCTTTCGACTGCTATCATCGTTTGCCATAATCATCCCTCAGGAAAGTTACAAGCGAGTGAAGTCGATAAACGACTTACCAGTAAAATAAAAAAGGCTTGTGAACTTTTAGATATTAAACTCCTTGATCATTTGATTATAACCAGTGAAGGGAACTATCTGAGTTTTGCGGATGAAGGCATGCTTTGA
- a CDS encoding response regulator transcription factor: MKILIIEDEQQLLKSIEQSLKKENFLVETASDYDQAIEKVLIYNYECILLDIMLPKGNGLDLLNRLKKEGKSENVIIISARDSLDDKLTGLELGADDYLTKPFHLAELNARIKAVLRRKELNGGSTLSIANTELDFDKRLFLVNGESISLNRKEFDILSYFMLNKNRLVTKSALAEHVWGDHADNADNFDFVYYQIKNLRKKIQSADITIESIYGIGYKLVEL, from the coding sequence GTGAAAATATTAATCATTGAAGACGAGCAACAACTGCTAAAAAGTATCGAACAGTCACTAAAGAAGGAAAATTTTTTGGTAGAGACTGCCTCCGATTACGATCAGGCTATTGAAAAAGTTTTAATCTATAATTATGAGTGTATTTTATTAGATATCATGTTGCCTAAAGGCAATGGATTAGACCTTCTCAACCGATTAAAAAAAGAAGGAAAAAGTGAAAACGTAATAATTATATCTGCCAGAGATTCGCTTGATGATAAGCTTACGGGCTTAGAATTGGGCGCTGATGATTATCTAACAAAACCTTTTCATTTAGCGGAACTCAATGCGAGAATTAAAGCCGTGTTGCGAAGAAAAGAATTAAACGGAGGGAGTACACTTTCTATCGCCAACACCGAATTAGACTTCGATAAAAGACTATTCTTGGTTAATGGTGAATCAATTAGCCTAAACCGAAAAGAATTCGATATTTTAAGTTATTTTATGTTGAACAAAAACAGATTGGTTACCAAATCTGCATTGGCCGAGCACGTTTGGGGAGACCATGCTGATAATGCAGACAATTTTGATTTTGTCTATTATCAGATAAAAAACTTGCGAAAAAAGATTCAGTCGGCTGATATAACGATTGAATCTATTTACGGCATTGGGTATAAATTGGTAGAACTATGA
- the mobB gene encoding MobB family relaxase yields MYVTISPQKSGGHFATSSADYVNYLEKENKQLHDQEKELFFDSESDAISPETVTAEIDQNTAKLKKTEARFYSITINPSARELDKLTSKEQLKEYTRELMKTYAHCFNREIDGRPVQLNDIKYYAKLETQRHFKGTDWQIKENQPFATQIIQLKSQQQRISRGEEQGSIQKLQQQILKLEEQAPHKVNGVRITQGMLKPGNQSHVHIIVSRKDASNRYSLSPGSKYKASQVMMNGKMIKRGFDRDRFFTAAEKIFDQKFQFQRNFVESYASRKLFNQRPKAYFQQLSKLSVPQKKLAFQLLRQSGLKVPAIPTNKVQLALKTFNHLRKGLKVTIKSSSIGY; encoded by the coding sequence ATGTATGTAACTATAAGCCCACAAAAATCAGGAGGACATTTCGCGACTTCCAGTGCCGATTATGTGAACTACCTGGAGAAAGAAAACAAGCAATTGCATGATCAGGAAAAAGAACTGTTCTTTGATTCTGAGTCCGATGCTATTTCACCGGAAACTGTCACTGCAGAAATCGATCAGAATACTGCAAAGCTTAAAAAAACAGAAGCCCGATTTTATTCCATTACTATTAATCCCAGTGCACGGGAACTGGACAAATTAACATCAAAGGAGCAGTTAAAAGAGTATACCCGGGAGCTTATGAAAACTTATGCACATTGCTTTAACCGTGAAATCGATGGTCGACCGGTACAGCTGAATGATATTAAATACTATGCGAAACTGGAGACTCAGCGTCATTTCAAAGGTACCGACTGGCAGATAAAAGAAAATCAGCCCTTCGCGACTCAGATTATTCAATTAAAAAGTCAACAGCAACGTATAAGTCGTGGAGAAGAGCAGGGGAGTATCCAAAAATTGCAACAGCAAATACTTAAATTAGAAGAACAGGCACCGCATAAAGTTAATGGCGTTCGTATTACTCAGGGAATGCTAAAACCGGGGAATCAATCCCATGTTCATATCATCGTTTCGAGAAAAGATGCGTCTAACCGTTATAGCCTTTCACCAGGAAGTAAATACAAAGCTTCCCAGGTGATGATGAACGGTAAAATGATTAAACGAGGATTCGACAGGGATCGCTTTTTTACCGCTGCTGAAAAGATCTTTGATCAAAAGTTCCAGTTTCAACGAAATTTCGTGGAGTCGTATGCTTCCCGAAAATTATTCAACCAAAGACCAAAAGCTTATTTCCAACAGCTCTCCAAATTATCTGTTCCTCAAAAGAAACTGGCGTTTCAATTGCTACGACAATCTGGACTGAAAGTTCCGGCTATTCCTACGAATAAAGTTCAACTGGCCTTAAAGACCTTTAATCACTTGCGTAAAGGATTAAAAGTAACCATTAAGTCTTCTTCTATTGGCTATTAA
- a CDS encoding PepSY-like domain-containing protein has protein sequence MKKQILILGAALTMVSSLQAQEIAQNKVPSVIVNEFNKSFPAARDVEWKLEANQYNVEFELDRDNDHELSYNKQGKLVKHKEDIAEKDLPNSVIEKIKSEFNGYSIDDLEKVNDNGKIYYHLDLEALFKEDWEITIDDKGSIISKKAD, from the coding sequence ATGAAAAAGCAAATTTTAATTTTAGGTGCAGCTTTAACAATGGTTTCGAGCCTACAAGCCCAGGAAATTGCACAAAACAAGGTTCCTTCGGTTATTGTGAATGAGTTCAACAAATCCTTTCCGGCAGCAAGGGATGTAGAATGGAAATTAGAAGCCAATCAATATAACGTCGAATTTGAATTAGACAGGGACAACGACCATGAATTAAGTTATAACAAACAAGGAAAGTTAGTAAAACATAAAGAAGATATTGCCGAAAAAGATTTGCCCAATTCGGTAATTGAAAAGATAAAATCCGAATTTAATGGATATTCTATAGATGATTTAGAAAAAGTAAATGATAATGGAAAAATTTACTACCATTTAGATCTTGAAGCTTTATTTAAAGAAGACTGGGAGATTACTATTGATGATAAAGGAAGTATCATTAGTAAAAAAGCAGATTAA
- the porY gene encoding sensor histidine kinase, with the protein MKLLNQSLTYLSVSILAIITIWAVIFYFNMLKEIKSSIDEGLENYKRLIIENAQEDATILTKKYFDESFFTIKKISKKQALPFKDKFYDTILYMQDADDQEPEAEPVRMLITSFKMNGQYYELKVANSMVEEDDLIEELLFDIIWLYVSLIIGIIIINNIILKKLWKPFYHLLGQLKDFRLGAGKTLPHTNTKTKEFLDLQQAVNALLQHTTDTYEQQKQFIGNASHELQTPLAISRNKLELLIEKGNLQHEQAQSIAEVMDIIERLVRLNKSLLLLTKIENKQFLEKQTILINEIVKKNVQNLGEFAAFKNINITIEETTDLLVFMDIALANVLISNLIRNAIFHNISHGIVSIKINNEQVEICNTGNHQKLTKELIFTRFYKPQNSSNGTGLGLAIVKAISKVYGINVSYSFNKTLHCFKLEFPRK; encoded by the coding sequence ATGAAACTACTTAATCAGTCCTTAACCTATTTATCGGTTTCCATTTTAGCAATTATTACAATATGGGCGGTTATTTTCTATTTCAATATGCTTAAAGAAATAAAAAGCAGTATAGACGAAGGTCTTGAAAACTATAAACGCCTAATTATCGAAAATGCTCAGGAAGATGCTACTATTTTAACCAAGAAATATTTTGATGAAAGTTTTTTTACGATCAAAAAAATATCAAAGAAACAAGCCCTTCCTTTTAAGGATAAATTTTATGATACTATTCTTTACATGCAGGATGCAGACGATCAAGAACCCGAAGCCGAACCCGTGAGAATGTTGATTACTTCCTTCAAAATGAATGGACAATATTATGAGTTGAAGGTCGCCAATTCTATGGTTGAGGAAGATGATCTAATTGAAGAATTACTATTTGATATTATCTGGTTGTATGTTAGTTTGATCATTGGAATCATCATTATCAATAATATTATTCTCAAAAAACTCTGGAAACCTTTTTATCATTTGCTAGGCCAACTTAAAGACTTCCGGCTTGGAGCCGGAAAAACTCTTCCTCATACAAACACAAAAACCAAAGAATTTTTAGATTTACAACAAGCTGTCAATGCATTACTTCAACATACTACTGACACCTACGAACAGCAAAAACAATTTATTGGCAATGCATCTCACGAACTACAAACCCCTTTGGCTATATCGAGGAACAAACTGGAACTGCTTATAGAAAAAGGAAACCTTCAACATGAGCAAGCGCAAAGTATTGCAGAAGTGATGGACATTATAGAGCGTTTGGTTCGTTTAAACAAATCCCTGTTACTGCTTACAAAAATCGAAAATAAACAGTTTCTGGAGAAGCAGACCATATTAATAAATGAAATTGTAAAGAAAAACGTACAAAATTTAGGAGAGTTTGCAGCTTTCAAAAACATTAATATCACTATAGAAGAAACTACAGATTTACTGGTTTTCATGGATATTGCTCTTGCAAATGTCCTTATCTCAAATTTAATTCGAAATGCCATATTTCATAATATTTCACATGGAATCGTGTCTATTAAAATTAATAATGAACAAGTCGAAATATGTAATACTGGTAATCATCAAAAACTAACTAAAGAATTAATATTTACACGATTTTATAAGCCACAAAATTCATCCAATGGGACAGGCTTAGGTCTTGCAATCGTAAAAGCTATTTCAAAGGTATATGGTATTAATGTATCTTATTCCTTTAACAAAACTTTACACTGTTTCAAACTGGAATTTCCAAGAAAATAG
- a CDS encoding single-stranded DNA-binding protein, which yields MSTLKNKVQLIGNVGNTPEIKILDTSKKVARFSLATNDYYRNQKGESLKDTQWHNLVAWNKKAELIENYVPKGKEIAIEGKLISRSYEDKEGNTKYITEILVHEIQLLGSK from the coding sequence ATGAGTACACTAAAAAACAAAGTTCAGTTAATCGGAAATGTGGGAAATACTCCCGAAATCAAAATTCTTGATACCAGTAAAAAAGTAGCACGCTTTAGTCTGGCTACTAATGATTATTACCGCAATCAAAAGGGAGAATCGCTAAAGGATACGCAATGGCACAACCTTGTAGCCTGGAATAAAAAAGCGGAACTAATCGAAAATTACGTGCCTAAGGGAAAAGAAATTGCTATTGAAGGAAAACTGATTTCCAGATCCTATGAGGATAAAGAAGGCAATACCAAGTATATCACCGAAATACTGGTGCATGAGATCCAACTTCTAGGAAGTAAATAA
- a CDS encoding porin: MRLVLSFILVLVVNVSLLAQKSGNTKKWYDKIHIGGYMQVRYNNLLQSNPDLGCQQCDEHWGDDGGGLSLRRVRFKIKGQITPRIFVYFQPDFAKSIEEDHHVGKLKDAYIDVGLDKKNEFRIRIGQSKVPYGYEDIQSSSNRLPLDRNDAFNSGVKDERDLGVFFYWATEEKRTLISHLRKAGLSGGDFGLFALGFYNGQTANHYDENDNFHIVSRFSYPIQIGDQVIEPGIQAYTGKYVIMKHSPEIAVNPKGYIDERAALSFILFPHPFGIQAEYNIGRGPEFDNSTNTIQVKRLHGGYATFSYFLEKWHQKFYPFVRFQYYNGGKKHQLDARSFKVKETEIGIEWHPLPHFEFLAEYTISDRRYEDFQNPINHQAGNLMRLQAQVKF, from the coding sequence ATGCGCTTAGTTCTTTCATTTATTCTTGTGCTAGTGGTGAATGTATCACTACTAGCACAAAAATCAGGTAATACGAAAAAATGGTATGATAAAATTCACATCGGTGGATATATGCAGGTTCGATATAACAATTTATTACAGAGTAATCCGGATTTAGGCTGCCAGCAATGCGATGAACATTGGGGAGATGATGGCGGAGGACTTTCCCTTAGGCGCGTTCGATTTAAAATTAAAGGACAAATTACGCCACGTATATTTGTTTACTTTCAGCCTGATTTCGCTAAATCTATTGAAGAGGATCATCATGTAGGAAAACTCAAAGATGCCTATATTGATGTCGGTCTCGATAAAAAAAATGAATTTCGTATCCGCATAGGTCAAAGTAAAGTGCCATATGGCTATGAGGATATACAATCCAGCAGCAATAGACTTCCACTAGATAGGAACGATGCTTTTAATAGTGGTGTAAAAGACGAACGTGATTTAGGAGTCTTCTTTTATTGGGCGACTGAGGAAAAAAGAACGCTTATCAGCCATTTAAGAAAGGCGGGGTTAAGCGGTGGTGATTTTGGCCTTTTCGCTTTAGGGTTTTATAATGGACAAACTGCAAATCACTATGATGAAAATGATAATTTTCATATTGTATCCCGATTTTCCTATCCAATACAAATAGGAGATCAAGTTATAGAACCAGGTATTCAAGCTTATACCGGCAAATATGTGATTATGAAACATAGTCCAGAAATTGCGGTAAATCCAAAAGGTTATATTGATGAAAGAGCAGCATTATCATTTATCCTTTTCCCTCACCCCTTCGGTATTCAAGCTGAGTATAACATCGGTCGAGGACCAGAGTTTGATAATTCAACCAATACCATTCAAGTCAAGAGACTGCATGGTGGCTATGCTACTTTTTCATACTTTTTAGAAAAATGGCATCAAAAATTTTATCCATTCGTTCGCTTCCAATATTATAATGGAGGAAAAAAGCATCAATTAGATGCCAGAAGCTTTAAGGTGAAAGAAACCGAAATTGGTATCGAATGGCATCCTTTACCCCACTTCGAATTTTTAGCTGAATATACAATATCTGATAGGAGATATGAAGATTTCCAAAACCCTATCAATCATCAAGCAGGCAACCTAATGCGATTACAAGCGCAGGTCAAATTTTAA
- a CDS encoding type IV secretory system conjugative DNA transfer family protein, with protein MIELFHPLIILASCLIVGGSFYGLLKFYSEGFWMNLGLLIISIGVLMYYFNLDSQRIRIILFYACPLLLINIVLYVFFGSGELDTSAPKKYKVRFKTTTGDFYIDNVRRGVSITGAAGSGKTESVVYPFLQHFRKYNFSGVIHDYKDFELTEMVYPLYKDSDIPFYIISFDTIVHRVNPIAPRYLPNEESVNEVSRVLLENLLELKESGTHGTSKFFNDAVEGLIAGLIWRLKTDYPHCCTLPHLINLYQKLDTDSLIHFLSANPISKAMASAFIQGKDSAKQTAGVKSTLANAFKKITSEKIFHVLSGDDVPLDVNNPEHPAVVSIVNNPKYDASFSPVIATIIHTMVKQMSVRNRESSFIMLEEAPTIRLLNMHRIPATLRSYDIATIYVMQDKIQNDMMYGDKGSKSILSNLSYQFFGKANDPDTAKYYERFFELVLQKTTSVSRSDGLDFDTRITRGEREVARIRASSFFKLKPGQFVILADGNTQFICFNSQKFARNTFKNIAGEELLYHRQYQSIREDLDKLFD; from the coding sequence ATGATTGAATTATTTCACCCCCTAATTATTCTGGCTAGCTGCCTTATTGTTGGTGGCTCTTTTTATGGTTTACTGAAATTCTATAGCGAAGGCTTTTGGATGAACCTCGGATTGCTTATTATAAGTATTGGAGTGCTTATGTATTATTTCAACCTCGATAGCCAGCGCATCAGAATTATATTGTTTTATGCCTGCCCTTTGTTACTCATTAATATTGTTTTATATGTATTCTTTGGTTCTGGCGAACTTGATACTAGCGCGCCTAAAAAATATAAGGTACGGTTTAAAACGACCACGGGTGACTTTTACATAGATAATGTTCGACGCGGGGTATCAATAACCGGTGCGGCTGGATCCGGAAAAACAGAAAGTGTCGTTTATCCCTTTTTACAGCATTTTAGAAAATATAATTTTTCTGGTGTGATCCATGATTATAAGGATTTTGAATTAACAGAGATGGTATATCCTCTCTATAAGGATAGTGATATTCCATTCTATATTATATCCTTTGATACGATTGTACACCGGGTAAATCCTATTGCCCCGCGTTATCTACCTAATGAAGAAAGCGTTAATGAAGTGTCCCGTGTTTTATTAGAAAACCTGCTGGAACTTAAAGAATCGGGTACTCATGGAACGAGTAAATTTTTTAATGATGCTGTGGAAGGGCTTATTGCGGGATTGATTTGGCGATTGAAAACTGATTATCCGCATTGCTGCACGCTTCCGCATTTAATCAACTTATATCAAAAGTTGGATACCGATAGCTTGATTCATTTTCTGTCAGCTAATCCAATCTCTAAGGCCATGGCCAGCGCCTTTATTCAGGGAAAGGATTCGGCGAAACAAACCGCAGGGGTGAAAAGCACCCTGGCTAATGCGTTTAAAAAAATTACTTCTGAGAAAATATTTCATGTGCTTTCCGGAGATGATGTACCTCTTGATGTAAATAATCCGGAGCATCCTGCCGTAGTGTCTATAGTGAATAACCCGAAATACGATGCTTCATTTTCCCCGGTGATCGCCACCATCATCCATACCATGGTTAAGCAAATGAGTGTGCGAAATCGAGAGTCGTCGTTTATCATGTTGGAAGAAGCACCAACAATTCGACTACTCAATATGCACCGTATTCCGGCAACCCTTAGAAGCTATGATATTGCAACGATTTATGTCATGCAGGATAAGATTCAAAATGATATGATGTATGGTGATAAAGGTTCGAAATCTATTCTTAGTAACCTTTCTTACCAGTTCTTTGGGAAAGCCAATGATCCCGATACCGCTAAATACTATGAACGCTTTTTTGAATTAGTACTCCAAAAAACAACCAGCGTGAGTCGGAGTGATGGTTTGGATTTTGATACCCGAATTACCAGAGGAGAGCGCGAGGTTGCAAGAATACGTGCTAGTAGTTTTTTTAAATTAAAACCGGGTCAATTCGTTATCCTTGCGGATGGCAATACACAGTTTATATGCTTTAATTCGCAGAAATTCGCTCGTAACACTTTTAAAAATATTGCAGGTGAAGAATTATTATACCATAGACAATATCAGTCAATTAGGGAAGATTTGGATAAGCTTTTTGATTAA
- a CDS encoding BfmA/BtgA family mobilization protein, with product MDEDFKKEHFTNLSIKAPVAKKFRKYARHLGCSQSMCLLLMLEFFETNRLSPKEQMGPHMQTLERLVKKRISALIAIVRDIEKHQTKPTALMLQTLFENDQTPEESLSDTPKFVERKFQKKQQPKVQFREKKYHP from the coding sequence ATGGATGAAGATTTTAAAAAAGAGCATTTTACCAATTTGAGTATTAAAGCGCCCGTGGCCAAAAAATTCCGAAAGTATGCCAGGCATCTTGGTTGTTCTCAATCTATGTGTCTGCTATTAATGTTGGAATTTTTTGAGACCAACAGGCTTTCTCCCAAAGAACAAATGGGACCGCATATGCAAACTCTGGAACGCCTGGTAAAAAAAAGAATTAGTGCGCTCATTGCCATTGTTCGGGATATTGAAAAACATCAAACGAAGCCTACCGCACTGATGCTACAAACCCTTTTTGAAAATGATCAAACTCCGGAAGAGTCGCTATCGGATACTCCGAAATTTGTGGAACGAAAATTTCAAAAGAAGCAGCAGCCGAAAGTTCAGTTTCGGGAAAAAAAGTATCATCCGTAA
- a CDS encoding TetR/AcrR family transcriptional regulator, with protein sequence MARKKEFEYEEKLDVAMHLFWEQGYHVTSLSDLENRMKINRSSIYPTYGDKKDLLLKCLDRYQKSKLLEYQTFLQDHSGNALNDLEEILNLSVAQSIIDDKVCLAIRMIFEIALIDNEINQMLVANEKKIKYIYAEILDRGRKQNLIKEGLDIKTTALFFSSSSTSLLKNYVLYRNKREVTAMIKFLIQLIKK encoded by the coding sequence ATGGCAAGAAAAAAAGAATTTGAATACGAAGAGAAATTAGATGTAGCAATGCATCTGTTTTGGGAACAGGGTTATCATGTAACTTCACTTTCCGATCTTGAAAATCGTATGAAGATAAATAGAAGCAGTATTTACCCTACTTATGGCGATAAAAAAGATCTTTTGCTCAAATGTCTTGATCGCTATCAAAAATCTAAGTTGTTAGAATACCAAACTTTTCTCCAAGACCATAGTGGCAATGCACTTAACGATTTAGAGGAAATATTAAATCTGTCTGTGGCGCAGAGTATTATTGATGATAAGGTTTGTTTGGCTATAAGAATGATTTTTGAAATTGCGCTAATTGACAATGAGATCAATCAAATGCTGGTTGCAAATGAGAAAAAAATAAAATATATATATGCAGAAATCTTAGATAGAGGTAGGAAGCAAAATTTGATTAAAGAGGGATTAGATATAAAAACTACCGCTTTATTTTTTTCAAGTTCATCTACATCACTACTTAAGAATTATGTATTGTACAGAAACAAAAGAGAAGTTACCGCAATGATTAAGTTTCTTATTCAATTGATTAAGAAATAA